Part of the Vigna angularis cultivar LongXiaoDou No.4 chromosome 1, ASM1680809v1, whole genome shotgun sequence genome, TTGTgtaaaaactaaatttgaattgaaaacAACACAAATCTACAATGTGATTATCAACTTACCTTCTCAGATACCTTCTGAACATAGCTTAGAAGAACCATTCCAGTGCTAGCAACTTGCCCTGTAGCAACCTAAATGTAGGAATGCAAACGAAAGAATTAGTAGTAATCACTAAGGGAAAAGGAATCACTGAAAAATAGAATAAGATACAATGCAATATAACCAATGGTTCACACGTAGACAAATAAAAACATAGCATATCCTCTAAATAATTTGTGCAAGTGTATTGGTGCTTTTGTCCAGGCAGCTTTTAATAACAAACTATTAAAATTTGCCAATATCAATATAGCAATTTAAGGATCaataaacaaatatgaaagaGTTTGAACAGGGGGCTAAGTCTTGCACAAGCATACCATTTTATCAGTGTTGTAGCGAGCAGCATAACCAACACCAGACTTCCTATGCTGACCAGCCCAAAATACCTCCCCACCCAATGATAAGTGCTGTGTCACACTCTGCACAAAGATGATGTTTTGAGTAATGATTTAAACAAGTTCACAGACATGCATCAATTGTAgcacttataaaatataaagcgGTTAAGGAAATTAAAAGAGTAATGCTCAGCAATTTCTTAGAAGAATAATGCTCTAAAGCAGACATAATGTAAATATTGCATAAATGCAAACCAGAAGGAAGGAACTGATCACAATAGCAAATGCATCTCACACAACAATAGGCCAATTAGATGAGAGAAATTCTACAACtgtcaaatattaaatatcgATCAGTGTCAAATCAGGAGAAGCAGTGCAGAGTGGTCTTCCCAAAATCTTGTTAGCAATGTAGTAGTTactctgaattttttttattactatcgTTATTATTGTACTATACTATGCTTTAAACGAAAatgtaaaatagaaaaagtaaaattgaggCAAATAAAACAGCACAAGAGCGAGGCTCAGCACTTGTGGGAATGGAGCTATCGCAAACAATTCCTACTATCCCCAAAGCATCTGCAGAAAGGAACAGCTTCACTACAGCACCAATAGAAGCCAGGGATTGCTACGCTGCTATTGTGGTGCTACTTGAAACCCAGATGATATTAATAGCTAGTTAAATCTAATGTCACTAATTATAAATCATCTAACCCCTCCCCTTCCCCggaaacaataaaataaaataaaaaagtgacaAGCAAAATTATTTCCAAGGAAGCATATAATGTCCACAGGAACTGAATGAAACTAAAGATCTAAACAAGAAAACCATTTTAAAGGAAATGTTGACGCACTTTTTTAGAAGAAATGTTGATGACTGATAGCCAATTTCCCATAGTTAATAGTAGGCAGCTACATGGGCAGCCACCTCCAAAAATTGCTGTAGTGGTTAGCAGAACAGCAATATAGCCAAACTCTAATATACATACTAATTgatttaataattatagttttttatttgtaacattgtgttcataattttttaaatattatttgatatttggcTTGTAATATGACACAACAAttacatattaatatattttcaatatttccTAAGTCTTGTACAGTACTTCTTTAATACTATTATAACAGCATATACATGATAATATGTCTAATAAAATAAACCTCCCAATTGTGGGATTGTTTAGGGTGGAGACTAACCCAATTCAGGATCACTcggaaaactaaaatataccTAGCCTCTTTCTAGATTCGCTCATCAGCCCCTCTTccccaagaaaaaaaattactagcCTCTTTCTCCCATCAGCTGCCACCTCCCCTCATCAACCATTTTGCTTGCAAAAAGTTGCAAATTTTCAGAAACAAGATAAAAAGGACGTCATTGAACAAATACTTCAAAATAAGCATTTAAACAAGAGAATAGTATAAGAACCAAATCAGTGTATTTACCAGAATAAACAAATACTTCACAATTTATTTGTTAGAAAAAAATACTGCAAAACGTCTGGAGATTCCACACCTGAATATAACTTGCTCCAAGTAAGGCTCCATTCCCGAGTTGAAACTGTGTCCTATAGTCTTTTCCctggaaaatataatataatgaatCTTTAAACAGGGAAAAGATATACATAGAACATCTATTGAGAAACTCGGTCGCAATAAATGTCtatcaaatgataaaatttaacgAAAAGAACGTGCAAAAAAATTGACTAGGAGAGTAGGGAGGCATTGAATGACTTAGTCAAGAAATGGTAAACTAGCTAACCTTGTAATCAAAGTTGAACATCCCATGAGACATATGTGGTTCATTCGTAAGCTGTACATGCAAACAAGAGAGAAGATTATAATGAGAAAAGacgaaaagaaagaaaaagtgaaaaaaacatGAGAATGGGCAGGAGTAAGAGGTCGAATAAACCAAATACTTCGCAAAGAAATAGATCGAATATTCAACGGCACTTCTACATACTTTTCCTAGCACTAATAAGTCACAAGTGGCACCGCTTGAAAGTAGAAATCAGAAAATAGTACAAACTCTTGTTTTCACGATagaatctaaaaaatatatgttaactAACCAAAGATGTAGCAAAGCACAAAGGATGCGAAAAACAGGCAAATTACAGGCAGCATTACTCATACTTGAAACGATCACAGACGTACCTGAGCATTGGCTTTAAACGTGAGATTTTCAGACAAATCACACTTGACTCTAGCATTGAGCCTCCCGTCAGTCAAAATCCTCCCCCAAAGCAACAACTGTAGAACAGCATCATCAATGAAAAAGCaccatacaaaaaaaaaaaacaagctgAAAGGCCATTGAACGAAACCCAATTACCCTAGGATGATCAATGAAGGTTGAGCCAAACTCATAGTGAGCAGTTGGAATCTTAATTGTCTCCGTCGACTGAGAGGGAATCTCAGTTGGTCCCATCAAGACGCTGATCACCCAACAACAAACAGGCTTTACACAACTAAAtcgaattaaaataaaaatagaaagaaagaagagaaaagtaaAGAAACCTGTGATTGAGAGTGAACTTCTGATTGAGCATCTTGGTGAAATCAAAACGCATGCCCTCAAAAAGATCTGGCTTCAACGACACTGTCGGAAAACgaacaaattaaaacattacAAACTAGTAAAAATCAAACTGAGCCGGGAGATTGAAACGAAGAAAGGAACTAACTCATAGCTTCGCGATGAAGCTCCTCGAAGGGAATTGGACATGGAAGATTGAAGTAATCCACCACTTTATCGGCGGCGGCGGCAGGAGGAGGAGGAACAGGAGTCTCCATTGGAATCACAGAGAGAGAGTgaaagagagtgagagagagagagaaggaacGAACAAATCTGATTCTAAAACCCTCCTCAGTCCTCAACAACCTTCCACCACTGCTAAAACCCTAATTCACTTTCCGAGTAGGACAAGCTTATACTCACTACACCACATTGTGTTTCCATCTCAAACTTTAACCCACCCGAACCGACCCGACCCGTTTTCAATCATTATACCTAGCAGTTTACTTCCTCCCAATCACGCCATTACACACGGTTGACCCGAATCACTACCCATTTTCAAATTACCAATAACTATTTTCTTACTTAATTAACTCTTTGGTCCAGTGATATAcggtcattttttttattctgttatttttatgtttttattttttcagcaAGATGACTGACACGGTTAACTTGGTAATGTAAAATTATTCATTGGGCGTTATTATGTAATggaaatattataataataatttaatttaaaatattgttacaCTTGAATgtaaaaaacaacatttaatattataaactataaaagaaaatataacaatccaaagaatatatgattatttctctttaaaaagttgaagtaatttgtttaaaatttataagttcATCTTTcatgtattatttataatatcacTGCCCTGATCGTTGTATCACACGGAATGATTAAATAGTCCACGAAATACATTATACAAAATCATTGTGACATTTAAACATAGAACTacagttaattttttatatttaatgggGTTTAtgattcatttatttatttattttatttcctttatttttttttagtttacatTTGAAGACTTAGCTTATAATTTTTCACAATTGATTGAAGTTTCGttattttataatctttaaaattatcttGCATGTTTCATACTTTAAGTTAGGCAACTTAATTTCAAATATCGAGTTTTTTCAAGATTGGTTTTACAATTACTCAgagctttttttatttttttgtaatttttacaaaatagagcCATCTTAAAAACCACTCAATTAGTCATTGTGAGCAAATactaaattttgatttattaaaaaaaatcccaTTACTTTATTTACAGAAATAAAGTAATTGATTATCAGAATTGGAAGTTATCTATTTAAGGGAAGAATTGCGATCAATATATAGTATTCCCTTAACAATATACCCAACACCTTGTTTAGTATTGTAAAACCTAATTTAAGGGTGagaaaaattttcttttgtccAAACAcaaataatctaatttaaatctaattgaatggaaaatggaaaaaatcTAATTGAATGGAAAACTGGAAACTTGAACATCTCTTCCTCTTTTACCATTCAGACATAATTTAGCATTTGTAATAGTAAGAAACCAAAATCCATTTCCATGTATCTCTATGTAGGTATAACTCCACACAACTctaattcatattaaaaactctcaaattgttttttaattatttataatatacaagtatgaaataaaaagtagtgatttattaaattaaataaatattttcgtttaaaatatttttctaatacaattaatatatcttaataacgtaaaaaagcataaaaaattcTCTTTCCTTCTCTAATCTCTTCCTATCattcctagtttttttttttttcaaaaaacaatCCATGATTTGAAACGACTTAATTTTGTTGGAAAAGAACCAaatattcaacaacaaaaaaacagttttagtttagtttaaaaAACTTCGACCTGTTTTTAATGAAACATTGGAAAGATTGTAAATCCAGTTCACACGATTTAACTGATTGACTGTAATGTACATTAGCCTGCCATTAACCATTACATATAACGAAGGAGGAATTGCAAAACCTTATTATCATAAAACCCTTTGTGTGAAAATAATGGTTTTTATACaaaaccagtataaaattcAGGTTTTGAAAAGATTTTGAAGTAAAAAGTGCGAAACTGATTTAGAACACCAAATTAGGATTCTGGTTTAATAACAggttataaataataacaaaaattggTTCCCAAAAACACGAATTAACAAACTCCTAAAACCTTTTCTATTATCAAAATATGCGAATCCCTAACCTAAACATGAATCCCCAACCCAAACATGAAAAACGCAATTTGAAACTTTGTacacatttcaaaattttaaattcagcACGTCTATTTACCTTCTATTTACCCTGTAAATATTTAAGAGAACGCATCCATCTCTACCTTGAATTCTAGTTACCTTCTATTTTGGATGCTCTCTTCCgcaatttttactatttatgatTTCGTTCCCCTCCCATTTTATAATCTTCCACAACAATGTAGCAGTAAAAGCCTAGTATTTAGTAGCAAATGATTCAAGAAATTGCTGctgtattttgtattaaatccaatcattttttataaaaaaaacattgaaataaactcaacaattaattttctaaatgaaTCGTGGTTAAACATTGATAGAAACTTTAATTTTGAGTTTCTATTCATTGGAGACGCACTGGTGCAAACAACTCAAAAGTAAGAATTTTACAAACAATGAATagaaactttaattttgaagtGAAAAGAATATCACTACATTTCAAATACTAAAAAACAttagttataaaaatttaataatttaaaatccaATTTGTTTAAAATCAAAATCGGTTACAAACCATGTTATCTGAAATTTGTTCGGAGCAATGCTAGTTGTTATCTgaaacaaatacaaaaacaacaaaaaaactaTCCCATCTAATAATGCTGGTGTCTATGCTATGCAgttgtgataaaaaaaagtgtttcatGAGATCATGCAGAAAACAACAACGATCAACTGTTTCAAGTGTTTCTTGGGAGTACCCACATTTACAAACCACAGTAACACACGCTTGATTCCCAATAGAATTAAACAAGTCATAATCGCACGCCACAACATCTCAAAATCGAAACTCAGGGCATTATGTGTTGCTTcagtttatatgaaaaattgttCACGCCacaatgaaaattttcataacaGAAGTACCAATGCGAACGAATCGACCTCAATCCAAAACAgtttaaacataaataacacAAAAACTAGAGAAAGCCTAAGCCCTAGCCCAAAATTGTGATCCCTGGGAACCGGTATAGCGGAAGCATCCAAACAGAAGAAGAAACGCAAACAAGAGCTATTTccaatcaaaaattaaaaatataaaagagagcatccaaacaattatatttaaattaacgaCAGAACTAAAACTTAGctaaaacattatataagaGTATCCAAAATCCGATTAAAAACTCAACGAAACACAAAAAACAGAGAGTACTATCAAGACATTTcgataaaatataaagaaaagggaaaagggACTGAAATCAACGGTAGGATTTCTGGAACCTGGCGCGGGCACCGCGACCACCGAACTTCTTGGGCTCGCAGCGGCGAGGATCGGCAACGAGGAGTGTGCGGTCGTACCTGACGAGGATGTCTTTGATCTCCTTCTTGGACTGCTCATCGACGTACTTCTGGTAATAGGCGACGAGAGCCTTGGCGATGCTCTGACGGATGGCATAGATCTGGGAGGTATGTCCACCACCCTTGACACGGATGCGCATGTCAACGCCGGCAAAACGGTGGCGGCCGAGGAGGAGGATGGGCTCGAAAGCCTTGAAGCGGAGGATCTCCGGCTCCACAAGCTCAATAGGACATCCGTTGATCTTGATTAGGCCGCGGCCGCGCTTGCAGTAGGTGACTGCCACCGCCGTCTTCTTACGGCCGAAGCACTGGACCTGCTCTAATGCTGGTGGTGTCTGCGCCATCTTCGCaattagggtttggggtttcaCTCACTGCGCCTCACTCAGGAAACCTATCTGCCATTCTCTAATGTTTATGCCTTTATATATTCATCTACAGATTAGGGTTTTGAGGCTGCGGAAATACCCTCATTGCCCCCCTCCACACCATCTCATTaggaattaaattatatatatatatatatatatatatatatatattaaaagtaataaataacaaatttattttaataagttaatacgatttaatattttataatatattaaatcaaattttatattattattattattaatttcataataattattaaaataataaaataaattatattatattaaaataaactaaatatttataaaattgtaataaaaataatatcaaagatttattaaattcaaaaatactgatactaatatattataataaaacaattatatattaaaacttaaaaaatatgttaaacatttaatttataaaaatttgtattaaaatattaaaataaataaaatatttaataaaattaaaattaaaaataaaatttaaaaaatataactgtTTTCAAAAACCGCTTAacataactttttaaattatatttttatttaaaattttaataaataattcatctattttaatataatttttgaaactaacaaattttttaaataatttttattataaaatttaaaatatttaatttatttcaatataatttaatatattttattactttaacaattattatgataattataatactaagaattaaactaaaaataataacaataaaaataataacatatcctgatgtaatatattttaacaaactaaattatattaaaataatttaattatttattaattttaaattaaaaataaaattttaaaaataacatatgttaagcttttgaaaacatttaacacatgttttttaattttatgttacaatttaaaattaataaatgaatgaattattttaatattttaatacgatttaaaatattaaaaaattattttattataatattattaatttatattgaattaaattaagtattttttaaattttataataaaataatgtaaaaattttgttaaaagtaaaaaaaatattaaaataaattaattgtttattaaaatttaaattagaaaataaaattgaaaaaaatatgttaaacgaAGTTTTCAACTGTTTTTGATAACTATTTTAGCGTGTTCGAAAATAGTTTAGATCTTCAACGATTTTCTAATATATCTTtcgaaaatgattaaaaaaagaagttattATTTGGTTTCCTGAAAACCGAATTTCAACCTCTTACAAAATTGtgttatttatgtaaatattggttattgtgttatttatgtaaatattggttattgtgttatttatgtaaatattggttattgtgttatttatgtaaatattggTTATAGTGTGTTATTGggtaaataaaaaagtatggtatatgagaaaaaaatctaaaaaaacaattataaagttattttacaagttaaaagaatattattattatatatagttgatgtcgttaaaaaaaaattgtataaaactTGTCATATTTGAACCATAGAATAAGTTGATTAACTTGGaaactaaatttgaaaatgaaattggtTTATTCTAATTCttcattaagaaaattatttaaaatatgtaaaagaaaatcatgaaaagaaaaatgattaatttcACTTGCATGTTAATTTGGAATTATTACGTTTCATAATATTACTTTGAGTTGACATCcaaatttattagtttaaaaatataaagttagtTATTAAcgaaaatatatgaaattttttggCTTCTGATATATAATGGAATTTGTGTTAACCACCAGAAATAATCTTAGCGAGATAAATATTGAATCAAAGTATTGAatacttaaaattttcattttcttgcaTTGATATGTACAACAAATAAGTTAATGTTGAATTggattaattgaaaaaaaaaatca contains:
- the LOC108323415 gene encoding mitochondrial import receptor subunit TOM40-1; amino-acid sequence: METPVPPPPAAAADKVVDYFNLPCPIPFEELHREAMMSLKPDLFEGMRFDFTKMLNQKFTLNHSVLMGPTEIPSQSTETIKIPTAHYEFGSTFIDHPRLLLWGRILTDGRLNARVKCDLSENLTFKANAQLTNEPHMSHGMFNFDYKGKDYRTQFQLGNGALLGASYIQSVTQHLSLGGEVFWAGQHRKSGVGYAARYNTDKMVATGQVASTGMVLLSYVQKVSEKVSLASEFMCNYLSRDVTASFGYDYILRQCRLRGKIDSNGCVAAFLEERLNMGLNFILSAELDHRKKDYKFGFGLTVGE
- the LOC108323392 gene encoding 40S ribosomal protein S16, whose amino-acid sequence is MAQTPPALEQVQCFGRKKTAVAVTYCKRGRGLIKINGCPIELVEPEILRFKAFEPILLLGRHRFAGVDMRIRVKGGGHTSQIYAIRQSIAKALVAYYQKYVDEQSKKEIKDILVRYDRTLLVADPRRCEPKKFGGRGARARFQKSYR